A window of Drosophila subobscura isolate 14011-0131.10 chromosome E, UCBerk_Dsub_1.0, whole genome shotgun sequence contains these coding sequences:
- the LOC117890257 gene encoding uncharacterized protein LOC117890257 → MFTKIIRKYGNVYLKHGYPCHTSGSPQRPLHNWDRQNAEHEQRRKAIPKLVYLHNPWKYLMTKFNLFKLKLLWDPKFSESEFIEGSKQAAIVMTDIIRLQSAEKISEYTTPVGFQQITRDMLLSRDDSRLQLVRFQKEHLRRAIPMKVARRQNFGRKYAFIDMLFVGLRNTRDFESPSEVVQVNEILRRMDNELKTPPHALSVPHRIVFAEIFIRFRRDYTEEARRTLEAQHRMAPPGYPFTNQLNFPFSPQAALSKGIDPQSQDPSLEPQPAQALTTGSSQNPSRAALPHTGRVLPRFDDPGWSVSFYKILTFDVLNYDPGRKGKR, encoded by the coding sequence ATGTTTACCAAAATTATACGTAAATATGGCAATGTGTATCTGAAGCACGGATATCCATGCCACACCAGTGGGTCGCCACAGCGACCACTGCACAATTGGGACCGGCAGAATGCGGAGCACGAACAGCGACGGAAGGCCATACCGAAGCTGGTGTATCTGCACAATCCGTGGAAGTATCTGATGACCAAATTCAATCTGTTTAAACTCAAGCTGCTGTGGGATCCGAAATTCTCTGAATCGGAATTCATCGAGGGCTCCAAGCAGGCGGCCATCGTCATGACGGACATCATTCGGCTGCAGAGCGCCGAGAAGATCAGCGAGTACACAACGCCGGTCGGCTTCCAGCAGATCACCCGCGACATGCTGCTATCCCGCGACGACAGTCGGCTGCAGTTGGTCCGCTTCCAGAAGGAGCATCTCCGTCGCGCCATACCCATGAAGGTGGCGCGCCGCCAGAACTTTGGGCGGAAGTATGCCTTCATCGATATGCTCTTTGTGGGGCTGCGCAACACTAGGGACTTTGAGTCCCCATCGGAGGTGGTGCAGGTGAACGAGATCCTGCGGCGGATGGACAACGAGCTTAAGACTCCTCCCCATGCGCTCTCCGTGCCGCATCGCATTGTCTTTGCCGAGATTTTCATACGCTTTCGGCGTGACTACACCGAGGAGGCCAGGCGCACCTTGGAGGCACAGCATCGTATGGCACCACCGGGCTACCCCTTCACCAACCAGTTAAATTTTCCATTCTCTCCGCAAGCGGCGCTCTCAAAAGGTATCGATCCACAGTCACAGGACCCGTCACTAGAACCACAACCTGCACAGGCGCTGACGACGGGATCCAGCCAGAACCCATCCAGGGCAGCGCTGCCGCACACGGGCCGCGTTCTGCCACGCTTCGACGATCCTGGCTGGTCGGTGTCCTTCTATAAGATCCTTACCTTCGATGTGCTGAACTACGATCCCGGGCGCAAGGGTAAACGCTAG